From the genome of Malus domestica chromosome 04, GDT2T_hap1, one region includes:
- the LOC103433737 gene encoding endoglucanase 25-like, producing the protein MMHHNPSGSLMVSRKALMWMAGTLMVATFLTASNVHAYPLTPSKDNYKLALHKALMFFNAQRSGRLPRHNNVSWRSDSCLRDGKFTDTLNDLVGGYYDAGNAIKFNFPASFAMTMLSWSVIEYSAKYKAAGELAHVKDIIKWGTDYLLKTFNNSADSIDRVIDQVGLGNNDGDSENPITTDGDIFCWMRPEDIDYIRPVTACHACSDLAAEMAASLAAASIVFKDQKAYSKKLVHGAKTLFKFSRNERGRYSFPGTDAELFYNSTSYWDEFIWGAAWLYYATGNNSYLQLATTSGLVKHAAFSKGPIHGALSWDNKLLGAQVLLTRLRLFINPGYPYRETLRRFHNEANTIMCSYLPYFTTFKRTKGGLIQLNHGKPKPLQYVVNAAFLATLYSDYLEAADNTKSAGMFCGPSFYSIDVLREFAKTQINYILGKNPKKLSYVVGFGNRFPTHVHHRGASIPNNKIKYSCDGGWKWRDTSKPNPNTIDGAMVAGPDKDDGFHDVRTNNNYTEATLAGNAGLVAALVALSGDKATGIDKNTIFNAIPPMFPTPPPPPASRKP; encoded by the exons ATGATGCATCATAATCCCTCGGGAAGCCTCATGGTCAGTCGTAAAGCATTGATGTGGATGGCGGGAACGCTCATGGTCGCCACCTTCCTCACCGCCTCCAACGTCCATGCTTACCCTCTGACCCCTTCCAAAGACAACTACAAGCTGGCGCTCCACAAGGCTCTAATGTTTTTCAATGCGCAGCGATCCGGAAGACTACCAAGGCATAACAATGTGTCTTGGAGGAGTGACTCGTGCTTGAGAGATGGAAAATTCACCGATACTCTTAATGATCTGGTGGGTGGATATTACGATGCTGGAAATGCCATCAAGTTCAACTTCCCTGCATCCTTCGCCATGACTATGCTCAGCTGGAGTGTCATCGAGTATAGTGCTAAATACAAAGCTGCTGGTGAGCTCGCCCACGTTAAGGACATTATCAAATGGGGCACGGATTACCTTCTCAAGACCTTCAACAACTCTGCTGATTCCATTGATAGAGTCATTGACCAG GTTGGTTTGGGGAATAATGATGGAGATAGTGAAAATCCAATTACTACAGATGGTGATATTTTTTGTTGGATGCGTCCTGAAGATATTGATTACATACGTCCTGTGACTGCATGCCACGCTTGCTCCGATCTAGCTGCGGAAATGGCCGCATCTCTAGCCGCTGCATCCATTGTTTTTAAAGACCAGAAAGCCTACTCAAAAAAACTCGTCCATGGTGCCAAAACGCTCTTCAAGTTTTCAAGGAATGAGAGAGGCAGATACAGTTTCCCTGGTACAGATGCGGAACTCTTCTATAATTCTACCAGTTACTGGGATGAATTCATATGGGGTGCAGCTTGGTTGTACTACGCAACAGGCAACAACTCTTATCTTCAGCTTGCAACAACTTCTGGTCTTGTCAAACACGCTGCCTTCTCAAAGGGGCCTATTCATGGAGCGTTGAGCTGGGACAACAAACTTCTTGGTGCTCAG GTACTTCTAACCCGTTTGAGGTTATTCATAAATCCTGGGTACCCATATAGAGAAACTTTGAGAAGATTTCACAATGAGGCTAACACAATCATGTGCTCATACCTCCCATATTTCACAACCTTTAAAAGGACAAAAGGAGGCTTAATCCAACTGAATCATGGAAAGCCAAAACCTCTTCAATATGTAGTCAACGCAGCTTTCTTAGCTACTCTCTACAGTGACTATCTTGAAGCAGCAGATAATACCAAGTCAGCTGGGATGTTTTGTGGACCAAGCTTCTATTCTATTGATGTCCTACGTGAATTTGCTAAAACCCAAATTAATTACATACTgggaaaaaatcccaaaaaattgAGCTATGTTGTAGGGTTTGGTAATCGTTTCCCAACACATGTCCACCACAGAGGTGCATCCATTCCGAACAACAAGATCAAGTACAGTTGCGATGGGGGTTGGAAATGGAGGGACACTTCAAAGCCAAACCCTAACACAATTGATGGTGCTATGGTTGCTGGCCCAGACAAAGATGATGGCTTCCATGATGTTCGTACTAATAACAATTACACTGAGGCTACTCTGGCAGGAAATGCAGGTTTAGTGGCAGCACTTGTTGCTTTGTCAGGAGACAAAGCTACTGGGATTGACAAAAATACCATTTTCAACGCCATTCCGCCGATGTTTCCaactcctccaccaccaccggCGTCACGAAAGCCATGA